The following are encoded in a window of Pseudomonas graminis genomic DNA:
- the kdpA gene encoding potassium-transporting ATPase subunit KdpA translates to MHGYDYLLILAFFALVLLPAPLLGRFYYNVMEGKRTFLTPVMGPVERICYRLAGVDPTIEHNWKTYTIALLAFNLAGFVVLFSILLLQGSLPLNPQGLPGMEWSLAFNTTMSFVTNTNWQSYSGESSLSYLSQMAGLTVQNFVSAATGIAVLVAFCRGISRRSTQHLGNFWADMTRATLYGLLPLCLVLALLLVWQGVPQTFAHYMDAVTLQGTDQTLPLGPAASQIAIKQLGTNGGGFFGVNSAHPFENPTIWSNLFELVSIILIPVALVFTFGHYVKDMRQSRAIIACMLVLFLIGGATAMWAEYQPNPALNIASVEQTAPMEGKETRFGTTATVLWAATTTAASNGSVNGMHDSLNPLTGMIALANMMVGEVIFGGVGAGLYGMLLNVLIAVFLAGLMIGRTPEYLGKKLQAREVKLLVATLIVMPVGVLVFGALAASLPGPAGAVSNPGAHGFSQLLYAYTSATANNGSAFGGFSANTTFHNLMLGLSMFIGRFGYILPVLALAGSLAAKKSSPLGQNSFPTHGPLFVTLLTVTILLVGGLTFLPTLALGPIAEHLSLGF, encoded by the coding sequence ATGCACGGTTACGACTACCTGCTGATACTGGCGTTTTTCGCCCTGGTGCTACTGCCCGCGCCGCTGCTGGGACGGTTCTACTACAACGTCATGGAAGGCAAGCGCACCTTTCTGACCCCGGTCATGGGCCCGGTCGAGCGCATCTGCTATCGCCTGGCCGGCGTCGACCCCACGATCGAACACAACTGGAAAACCTACACAATCGCCCTGCTGGCGTTCAACCTGGCCGGGTTCGTCGTGCTGTTCTCCATCCTGCTCCTGCAAGGCTCGCTGCCGCTTAACCCACAGGGTCTGCCGGGCATGGAGTGGTCGCTGGCGTTCAACACCACCATGAGCTTCGTGACCAACACCAACTGGCAGAGCTACAGCGGCGAATCGTCCCTGAGCTACCTGAGCCAGATGGCCGGCCTGACCGTGCAAAACTTCGTCAGCGCCGCCACCGGCATCGCCGTGCTGGTCGCGTTCTGCCGAGGCATCAGCCGTCGCTCGACGCAGCACCTGGGCAACTTCTGGGCGGACATGACCCGCGCCACCCTCTACGGTCTGCTGCCGCTGTGCCTGGTACTGGCGCTGCTGCTGGTCTGGCAGGGCGTGCCGCAAACCTTCGCTCATTACATGGACGCCGTCACCCTGCAAGGCACCGACCAGACCCTCCCGCTGGGCCCGGCCGCCAGCCAGATTGCGATCAAGCAACTGGGCACCAACGGCGGTGGCTTCTTCGGCGTCAACTCGGCGCATCCGTTCGAGAACCCGACCATCTGGAGCAACCTGTTCGAGCTGGTGTCGATCATCCTGATCCCGGTGGCGCTGGTGTTCACCTTCGGCCATTACGTCAAGGACATGCGCCAGAGCCGCGCGATCATCGCCTGCATGCTGGTGCTGTTCCTGATTGGCGGCGCGACGGCGATGTGGGCCGAATATCAGCCCAATCCTGCGCTGAACATCGCGTCGGTCGAGCAGACCGCGCCGATGGAAGGCAAGGAAACCCGCTTCGGCACCACCGCCACTGTGCTCTGGGCGGCGACCACTACGGCGGCGTCCAACGGTTCGGTCAACGGCATGCATGACAGCCTCAACCCGCTCACCGGGATGATCGCCCTGGCCAACATGATGGTCGGCGAAGTGATCTTTGGCGGCGTCGGCGCAGGCCTCTACGGCATGTTGCTGAACGTATTGATCGCGGTATTTCTCGCCGGCCTGATGATCGGCCGCACCCCGGAATACCTCGGCAAGAAGCTGCAGGCCCGTGAGGTCAAGTTGCTGGTGGCGACCTTGATCGTGATGCCGGTCGGCGTGCTGGTGTTCGGTGCGCTGGCGGCCTCGTTGCCCGGCCCGGCGGGGGCGGTGAGCAATCCCGGCGCCCACGGTTTCAGTCAGTTGCTTTATGCCTACACCTCGGCGACCGCCAACAACGGTTCGGCCTTCGGCGGCTTCAGCGCCAACACCACCTTCCACAACCTGATGTTGGGCCTGTCAATGTTCATCGGCCGCTTCGGCTACATCCTGCCGGTGCTCGCGCTGGCCGGCAGTCTGGCGGCGAAGAAGAGCTCGCCGCTGGGCCAGAACAGCTTCCCGACCCACGGCCCGCTGTTCGTCACCCTGCTGACCGTGACCATCTTGCTCGTGGGTGGCCTGACGTTCCTGCCGACCCTGGCACTGGGACCGATCGCCGAACACTTGAGCCTGGGCTTCTGA
- a CDS encoding AI-2E family transporter, producing MFNNDRLLVQILLLALLGACLWVMVPFWSALFWGAVLAFASWPLMRLLTRALKGRESLAAAILTLGWMVLVLAPLVWLGFNLADHVRDATAFVKDVQVDGLPDPPTWLAGVPLVGERLVGYWNTIDQQGAALLVSVRPYLGQVGNWLLARSAQIGGGILELTLSIIFVFFFYRDGPRVAAFVLSLLERLIGDRAQYYLDLVAGTVQRVVNGVIGTAAAQAVLALIGFLIAGVPGALVLGIGTFLLSLVPMGPPLIWIPATAWLAWRGDYGMAIFLGLWGTFIVSGVDNVLKPYLISRGGNLPLVIVLLGVFGGLLAFGFIGLFIGPTLLAVAYSLLLDWVGDSRARQPVK from the coding sequence ATGTTCAATAACGATCGCCTGTTGGTGCAGATTCTCCTGCTCGCGCTGCTCGGCGCCTGCCTGTGGGTGATGGTGCCGTTCTGGTCGGCGCTGTTCTGGGGGGCGGTGCTGGCATTCGCCAGTTGGCCGCTGATGCGTCTGCTGACCCGCGCGCTCAAGGGGCGGGAGTCCCTCGCGGCCGCCATTCTGACCCTGGGCTGGATGGTGCTGGTGCTCGCGCCGCTGGTCTGGCTGGGCTTCAATCTGGCGGACCACGTGCGCGACGCAACCGCGTTCGTCAAGGACGTGCAAGTGGACGGCCTGCCCGATCCACCCACCTGGCTGGCGGGCGTTCCGCTGGTGGGCGAGCGGCTGGTGGGCTACTGGAACACCATCGATCAACAAGGCGCTGCGTTACTGGTCAGCGTCCGACCTTACCTGGGCCAGGTCGGCAACTGGCTGCTGGCGCGCAGTGCGCAGATTGGCGGTGGCATTCTCGAGCTGACCCTGAGCATCATTTTCGTGTTCTTTTTCTACCGCGACGGGCCGCGGGTGGCGGCGTTTGTGCTCAGTTTGCTGGAACGACTGATCGGCGATCGCGCCCAGTACTACCTCGATCTCGTGGCGGGCACGGTGCAGCGGGTGGTCAACGGCGTTATCGGCACGGCAGCGGCACAGGCGGTGCTGGCCTTGATCGGTTTCCTGATTGCCGGCGTGCCCGGCGCGCTGGTGCTGGGGATCGGCACTTTCCTGCTGAGCCTCGTGCCTATGGGCCCGCCGCTGATCTGGATACCGGCCACGGCGTGGCTGGCCTGGAGAGGCGATTACGGCATGGCGATCTTTCTCGGCCTCTGGGGGACGTTCATTGTCAGTGGCGTCGACAACGTACTGAAGCCGTATCTGATCAGTCGCGGCGGCAACCTGCCGTTGGTGATTGTCCTGCTCGGTGTGTTTGGCGGGTTGCTGGCGTTCGGCTTTATCGGCCTGTTCATCGGCCCGACGTTGCTGGCAGTGGCTTACAGTTTGTTGCTGGACTGGGTTGGAGACAGCCGCGCGCGGCAGCCGGTCAAGTAA
- the kdpB gene encoding potassium-transporting ATPase subunit KdpB, whose amino-acid sequence MNMQAPVTKSANSKSPASETARHDAQPVAAKTGLAALWRPALVQAFVKLDPRQLHRAPVMLVVELTAILTTVLCLIPDPAVPTSVAVQIAVWLWFTVLFANFAEALAEGRGKARADSLKAGSEGLKARIQSANGGYEMVNAATLRKGDVVRVEAGELIPGDGEVIEGIAAVNEAAITGESAPVIRESGGDRSAVTGNTRLVSDWLLVRISANPGESTLDRMIALVEGAKRQKTPNEVALDILLIGLTLIFLLVVVTLQPFAHFAGGNLPLVFLVALLVTLIPTTIGGLLSAIGIAGMDRLVRLNVIAKSGRAVEAAGDVHVLLLDKTGTITFGNRRCAAVYAAPGVTPKELSEGTLLASLADDTAEGKSIVEYLRGLHPMTEPAPSQLTAVPFTAETRLSGVDFEGRVYRKGAVDSLLKFLGRDRNDLPPVLAREIDKIAKTGGTPLLVCGDGKLLGAIHLKDVVKPGIRERFEELRKLGIRTVMVTGDNPLTAAAIAAEAGVDDVLAEATPEKKLERIRQEQNDGRLVAMCGDGANDAPALAQADVGMAMNDGTQAAREAANMVDLDSDPTKLLDVVQIGKELLVTRGALTTFSIANDVAKYFAILPALFASIYPQLGVLNVMHLASPQSAILSAIVFNALIIVVLIPLALRGVRVQAASAAHLLRRNLLVYGLGGIVVPFVGIKAIDLLLTALHLV is encoded by the coding sequence ATGAACATGCAAGCCCCCGTAACAAAGAGCGCGAACAGTAAAAGCCCGGCCAGCGAGACAGCACGCCATGACGCGCAGCCCGTAGCGGCCAAAACCGGTCTTGCTGCCCTGTGGCGACCGGCGCTGGTGCAGGCGTTCGTCAAGCTCGACCCGCGTCAGCTGCACCGTGCGCCGGTGATGCTGGTGGTCGAACTGACCGCGATCCTGACCACCGTGCTGTGCCTGATCCCCGATCCGGCCGTGCCAACCTCCGTCGCCGTGCAGATCGCGGTCTGGCTGTGGTTCACCGTGTTGTTCGCCAACTTCGCCGAAGCCTTGGCCGAGGGTCGCGGCAAGGCCCGCGCCGACAGCCTGAAAGCGGGCAGCGAAGGCCTGAAGGCGCGGATCCAGAGCGCCAACGGCGGTTACGAAATGGTCAACGCCGCGACCCTGCGCAAGGGCGATGTGGTTCGCGTCGAAGCCGGGGAGTTGATTCCGGGCGACGGTGAGGTCATCGAAGGCATCGCGGCGGTCAACGAAGCGGCGATTACCGGTGAGTCTGCGCCGGTGATTCGCGAGTCCGGCGGCGACCGTTCGGCCGTGACCGGTAACACGCGACTGGTGTCCGACTGGCTGCTGGTGCGCATCAGCGCCAACCCCGGCGAATCGACCCTGGACCGCATGATTGCGCTGGTCGAAGGGGCCAAGCGCCAGAAGACCCCCAACGAGGTGGCCCTCGATATTCTGCTCATCGGCCTGACGTTGATCTTCCTGCTGGTGGTCGTGACCCTGCAGCCGTTCGCGCACTTTGCCGGCGGTAACCTGCCGCTGGTGTTCCTCGTGGCGCTGTTGGTCACCCTGATTCCGACCACCATCGGCGGCCTGCTCTCGGCCATCGGCATTGCCGGCATGGATCGCCTGGTGCGCCTCAACGTGATCGCCAAATCCGGCCGTGCGGTAGAGGCGGCGGGTGACGTGCATGTGTTGCTGCTGGACAAGACCGGGACCATCACTTTTGGCAACCGTCGTTGTGCGGCGGTGTATGCCGCGCCGGGCGTGACGCCGAAAGAGCTGAGCGAAGGCACGCTGCTGGCCTCGCTGGCCGATGACACGGCTGAAGGCAAGTCCATCGTTGAATACTTGCGCGGTCTGCACCCGATGACCGAGCCTGCACCGAGCCAGTTGACGGCAGTACCGTTCACGGCGGAAACCCGTCTGTCTGGCGTCGATTTCGAGGGCCGTGTGTACCGCAAGGGCGCCGTGGACTCGCTGCTGAAATTCCTCGGCCGTGACCGCAATGACCTGCCGCCGGTACTGGCGCGGGAGATCGACAAGATCGCCAAGACCGGCGGCACGCCGCTGCTGGTCTGCGGCGATGGCAAACTGCTGGGGGCGATTCACCTCAAGGACGTGGTCAAGCCGGGCATTCGCGAGCGCTTCGAGGAACTGCGCAAACTGGGCATTCGCACGGTTATGGTCACCGGCGACAACCCGCTGACGGCGGCAGCGATCGCGGCAGAAGCAGGCGTTGATGACGTGCTGGCCGAAGCCACTCCCGAGAAGAAACTGGAGCGCATCCGTCAGGAACAGAACGACGGGCGATTGGTGGCAATGTGCGGCGACGGCGCCAATGACGCCCCGGCGCTGGCCCAGGCCGACGTCGGCATGGCGATGAACGATGGCACCCAGGCGGCGCGGGAAGCGGCCAACATGGTCGATCTCGACAGCGACCCGACCAAGCTGCTGGACGTGGTGCAGATCGGCAAGGAATTGCTGGTGACCCGCGGCGCCCTGACGACCTTTTCCATCGCCAACGACGTGGCCAAATACTTCGCCATCCTGCCGGCACTGTTTGCCTCGATCTACCCGCAACTGGGCGTGCTCAACGTCATGCACCTGGCCAGCCCGCAGAGCGCGATTTTGTCGGCCATCGTCTTCAACGCGCTGATCATCGTCGTGCTGATCCCGCTGGCATTGCGCGGCGTGCGGGTGCAGGCCGCCAGCGCTGCGCATCTGCTGCGCCGCAATCTGCTGGTGTACGGACTGGGCGGGATTGTCGTGCCGTTCGTGGGGATCAAGGCAATTGACCTGCTGTTGACCGCCTTGCATCTGGTTTAA
- the kdpF gene encoding K(+)-transporting ATPase subunit F, translating into MSVLDGVSLLLAAGLFVYLLVALLRAGRVEE; encoded by the coding sequence ATGAGCGTTCTGGATGGGGTGTCACTGCTGCTCGCAGCAGGGTTATTCGTTTACTTGCTGGTTGCGCTCCTGCGCGCTGGCCGGGTCGAGGAGTAA
- a CDS encoding response regulator, whose amino-acid sequence MQTTPDSPTATAPSAERRWTTRALIVDDDIPIRELLCDYLARFNIHSTGVTDGNAMRLALTEDTYDVVVLDLMLPGEDGLSLCRWLRSTSDIPILMLTARCEPTDRIIGLELGADDYMAKPFEPRELVARIQTILRRVRDDRTEERTTLRFDNWRLNSVLRQLTAPDGLVVPLSNAEFRLLRVFLERPRRVLNREQLLDAARGRSIEAFDRSIDLLVSRLRQKLGDDPKSPQLIKTVRGEGYMFDAREIG is encoded by the coding sequence ATGCAGACAACACCCGACAGCCCCACCGCCACCGCACCGAGCGCAGAGCGCCGCTGGACCACCCGCGCCCTCATCGTCGATGACGACATCCCCATCCGCGAACTGCTCTGCGACTACCTCGCCCGCTTCAACATCCACAGTACCGGCGTCACCGACGGCAACGCCATGCGCCTGGCCCTGACCGAAGACACCTACGACGTCGTCGTCCTCGACCTCATGCTCCCCGGCGAAGACGGCCTCTCCCTCTGCCGCTGGCTGCGCAGCACCTCCGACATCCCCATTCTCATGCTCACCGCCCGCTGCGAACCCACCGACCGCATCATCGGCCTGGAACTGGGTGCCGATGACTACATGGCCAAACCCTTCGAGCCCCGCGAACTCGTCGCGCGGATCCAGACCATCCTGCGCCGCGTGCGCGACGACCGCACCGAAGAACGCACCACTCTGCGCTTCGACAATTGGCGCCTGAACAGCGTGCTGCGCCAACTCACCGCGCCGGACGGCCTCGTCGTGCCCCTGTCCAACGCCGAATTCCGCCTGCTGCGGGTCTTCCTCGAGCGGCCGCGTCGCGTGCTCAACCGCGAACAATTGCTCGACGCCGCCCGCGGTCGCTCCATCGAAGCGTTTGATCGCAGCATCGACCTGCTGGTCTCGCGCCTGCGCCAGAAGCTGGGCGATGACCCGAAATCCCCGCAACTGATCAAAACCGTGCGCGGCGAAGGCTATATGTTCGACGCCCGGGAGATTGGTTGA
- the kdpC gene encoding potassium-transporting ATPase subunit KdpC codes for MSSVLRPALSLIVLMTLITGVAYPLVVTGVAQVAFPDQANGSLVYDDHEKVRGSELIAQNFTGEEWFHPRPSAGAYATVASGASNLAPSNPALATRVTEDTAKEKVDSQGPVPLNLLTTSASGLDPHLSPAAAEYQVSRIAAARNLPRESVQKLVADNTQTSLIGPPVVNVLDLNLSLDRLPSGKAVN; via the coding sequence ATGTCCAGCGTATTGCGTCCGGCCCTGAGCCTGATCGTTCTGATGACCCTGATCACCGGCGTGGCTTACCCGCTGGTGGTGACCGGCGTCGCCCAGGTGGCGTTCCCGGACCAGGCCAATGGCAGCCTGGTCTACGACGACCATGAAAAGGTGCGCGGCTCGGAGTTGATCGCGCAGAATTTCACCGGCGAAGAATGGTTTCATCCGCGTCCGTCTGCCGGGGCCTACGCCACCGTCGCCAGCGGCGCGAGTAACCTGGCGCCGAGCAATCCGGCGCTGGCGACGCGAGTGACCGAGGATACCGCCAAGGAAAAAGTCGACAGCCAGGGTCCCGTACCGCTGAACCTGCTGACCACGTCCGCCAGCGGTCTTGATCCGCATCTGTCGCCGGCTGCGGCGGAATATCAGGTGTCCCGCATCGCAGCGGCGCGTAACCTGCCGCGCGAATCGGTGCAGAAACTGGTGGCGGACAACACCCAGACCTCGCTGATCGGCCCGCCGGTGGTGAACGTACTGGACTTGAATCTGAGTCTGGATCGGTTACCGTCTGGCAAAGCCGTGAACTGA
- a CDS encoding sensor histidine kinase: protein MNSTTRADALLVNLPRDDRGRLKVFLGAAPGVGKTYAMLQAAHTQMRQGVSLLAGVVETHGRAETEALLGGLPQQPMVRSEYRGVMLEEMDLDGILAAKPKLVLVDELAHSNAPGSRHAKRWQDIQELLSAGIDVYTTVNVQHLESLNDQVRGITGVQVRETLPDWVLQEAYELVLIDLPPRELLERLRDGKVYVPEQARAAIDAFFTQTNLTALREMAMQTAAAQVDNDLALGYRQLGQAAPAVRGRLLVGIDGDAQAERLVRHASRVAQRRHLPWSLVHVDNGRFLDELARSRLQNAQQLAERLGGEVVVLRAPEVAKTLIQHATERRASLVLVGQSRPSLRRRVLGGGLASRLLRNAHGLEINVLDSESRPDQAQSTSPRNLVWFDYALALFATLGASALAWAVSSWLALPNISLVFLAAVLLVAVRSSVGPAMVCSVLSFLAYDFLFIPPNFSLSIQREEDVLTLLFFLLMAALTGNLAARQRRQLQALRDTQEETSELLDLSRRLTAATDRQAVLSAADHHLAGWSELQLCVLDNVREQGWKVEVGGPLEFSEFERAAADWAWQHGQPAGRGTGTLPSGSWWWLPLWVDDAPLALVGIRAKQGQTFTQQRRRLLTALSQPLGQALARARLAEDLEAARLHGETEQLRSALLASVSHDLRTPLTAMRGSIDSLLALGEAIPLEDRRELLEGTRDEAERLDRYIQNLLDMTRLGHGALKLARDWVSPGDIVGSALNRLRAVLAPLQVMTELPAELPLLYVHAALIEQALINVIENAARFSPVNGRLQMAVTAQNEEIIFAVSDEGPGIPEGERAKIFDMFYTAARGDRGGQGTGLGLAICQGMVGAHGGRISVGDGIDGRGTCISLHLPLQAQPEAEMDQAV from the coding sequence GTGAATTCAACCACCCGCGCCGACGCTTTGCTGGTCAATCTTCCTCGGGACGATCGCGGGCGGCTGAAGGTGTTTCTCGGCGCTGCACCCGGCGTGGGCAAGACCTACGCCATGCTCCAGGCCGCGCACACCCAGATGCGCCAGGGCGTGTCGCTGCTGGCCGGGGTCGTCGAAACCCACGGCCGTGCCGAAACCGAAGCACTGCTGGGCGGTTTGCCCCAGCAACCCATGGTCCGTTCCGAATATCGCGGGGTCATGCTCGAAGAGATGGACCTGGACGGTATTCTTGCGGCCAAGCCCAAACTGGTGCTGGTCGACGAACTCGCCCATTCCAACGCGCCTGGCAGTCGCCACGCCAAGCGCTGGCAGGACATTCAGGAGCTGCTCTCGGCGGGGATAGACGTTTACACCACGGTCAACGTTCAGCACCTGGAAAGCCTCAACGATCAGGTGCGCGGCATCACTGGCGTACAAGTGCGCGAGACCCTGCCGGACTGGGTGTTGCAGGAAGCCTACGAACTGGTGCTGATTGACCTGCCGCCCCGGGAGCTGCTGGAGCGGCTGCGCGACGGCAAGGTCTACGTGCCTGAGCAGGCGCGCGCGGCCATTGATGCGTTCTTCACCCAGACCAACCTCACCGCGCTGCGGGAAATGGCGATGCAGACCGCCGCCGCCCAGGTGGACAACGATCTGGCCCTGGGTTATCGGCAGTTGGGCCAGGCGGCGCCGGCGGTGCGGGGTCGTCTGCTGGTCGGCATCGACGGCGACGCCCAGGCCGAACGTCTGGTGCGCCACGCCAGCCGCGTCGCCCAGCGTCGGCATCTGCCGTGGAGTCTGGTGCATGTCGACAACGGGCGCTTTTTGGATGAACTGGCGCGCAGTCGTTTGCAGAATGCCCAGCAGCTCGCCGAACGCCTCGGCGGGGAGGTGGTGGTATTGCGCGCGCCGGAAGTGGCGAAGACGCTGATTCAGCACGCCACCGAGCGCCGCGCGAGTCTGGTGCTGGTGGGGCAGTCGCGGCCATCCCTGCGACGGCGGGTGTTGGGCGGCGGGCTGGCGTCGCGTTTGCTGCGCAATGCCCATGGCCTGGAAATCAACGTCCTCGACAGCGAGTCGCGCCCCGATCAGGCGCAATCCACCTCGCCGCGCAATCTGGTCTGGTTCGATTACGCCCTGGCGCTGTTTGCCACCCTTGGCGCCAGCGCGCTGGCCTGGGCGGTGTCCAGCTGGTTGGCGCTGCCGAACATTTCCCTCGTCTTTCTCGCCGCCGTTTTGCTGGTGGCCGTGCGCAGCAGCGTCGGCCCGGCGATGGTCTGCTCGGTGCTGTCATTCCTGGCCTATGACTTTTTGTTCATTCCGCCGAATTTTTCTTTGAGCATCCAGCGCGAAGAAGACGTGCTGACGCTGTTGTTCTTTCTGCTGATGGCGGCACTGACCGGCAATCTCGCCGCCCGCCAGCGGCGCCAGTTGCAAGCACTGCGCGACACCCAGGAGGAGACCAGCGAACTGCTCGATCTGTCCCGCCGCCTGACCGCCGCCACCGATCGCCAGGCGGTGCTCAGTGCAGCCGATCATCACTTGGCCGGCTGGAGCGAATTGCAGCTGTGCGTGCTGGACAACGTCCGCGAGCAGGGCTGGAAGGTGGAGGTGGGCGGGCCGCTGGAGTTTTCCGAATTCGAGCGCGCGGCGGCGGACTGGGCCTGGCAGCACGGGCAACCGGCGGGCAGGGGCACCGGCACACTGCCGTCGGGGAGTTGGTGGTGGCTGCCGTTGTGGGTGGACGATGCGCCGCTGGCGTTGGTGGGGATTCGTGCGAAACAGGGCCAGACCTTCACCCAGCAGCGTCGGCGTTTGCTGACCGCATTGAGTCAGCCACTGGGGCAGGCCCTGGCGCGGGCTCGTCTGGCCGAAGACCTGGAAGCCGCGCGCTTGCATGGCGAGACCGAACAACTGCGCAGCGCCTTGCTGGCCTCGGTGTCCCACGATTTGCGCACGCCGCTGACGGCAATGCGCGGCAGCATCGACAGCCTGTTGGCGCTGGGCGAGGCGATTCCGCTGGAAGACCGTCGCGAGTTGCTCGAAGGCACCCGCGACGAGGCCGAGCGTCTGGATCGCTACATTCAGAACCTGCTGGACATGACGCGCCTCGGTCACGGTGCGCTGAAACTGGCACGGGACTGGGTCTCGCCGGGTGACATCGTCGGCAGCGCACTCAATCGCCTCCGCGCGGTCCTCGCGCCGCTGCAAGTCATGACCGAGTTGCCGGCGGAATTGCCGCTGCTGTATGTCCACGCCGCGCTGATCGAGCAGGCGCTGATCAACGTGATCGAAAACGCCGCGCGCTTCTCGCCGGTCAATGGCCGTCTGCAGATGGCGGTCACTGCGCAGAACGAGGAGATTATCTTCGCCGTCAGCGATGAGGGGCCGGGAATACCCGAGGGTGAGCGGGCGAAGATTTTCGACATGTTCTACACCGCCGCGCGGGGTGACCGAGGCGGGCAGGGCACGGGGCTGGGTCTGGCGATCTGTCAGGGCATGGTCGGCGCCCATGGCGGGCGGATCAGCGTGGGCGATGGCATCGACGGTCGCGGCACCTGCATCAGTCTGCACCTGCCGCTGCAAGCGCAGCCCGAAGCGGAAATGGACCAGGCGGTCTGA
- a CDS encoding sensor histidine kinase, with translation MIRSADTLFARLFGGALLAIVLAHLLAFVWFHYYGPRMPPPPGCDRPTASQMQAPSDRDPAAEADQNDRRRPPCRPPMLGIPLVPLLFQLISLVLAAWFGAKALSRPIRRLSEAAERLSANLDSPPLAANGPREARQAAQAFNLMQERIRDQVQQRGRMLAAVSHDLRTPLARLKLRVEQIDEPRLHGQMSQDLNDMIGMLDATLTYLNEQRTSEALQYFDVQALIESLAENAQDNGDDIQASGNCRPLKSQPMALRSCLNNLIDNALRYAGHARVEIEDASDRLRVSVIDHGPGIPEDLREVVFEPFYRVESSRNRNSGGVGIGMTIAREAARRMGGDLRLEQTPGGGLTAVLDLPRT, from the coding sequence TTGATCCGCTCGGCCGACACCCTGTTTGCCCGGCTGTTTGGCGGGGCGCTGCTGGCGATCGTCCTCGCGCACCTGCTGGCGTTCGTCTGGTTTCACTACTACGGCCCGAGAATGCCGCCCCCGCCCGGCTGCGATCGGCCGACGGCCAGCCAGATGCAAGCGCCGTCCGACCGCGATCCTGCCGCCGAGGCAGACCAGAACGACAGGCGCCGGCCGCCTTGCCGCCCGCCAATGCTCGGCATTCCGCTGGTGCCCCTGCTGTTCCAGTTGATCAGTCTGGTGCTTGCTGCCTGGTTCGGCGCCAAGGCCCTGAGCCGGCCGATCCGCCGACTGAGCGAAGCGGCCGAGCGCCTCAGTGCAAACCTCGACAGTCCGCCGCTGGCCGCCAATGGTCCTCGCGAGGCACGTCAGGCGGCGCAGGCGTTCAACCTGATGCAGGAGCGCATTCGCGACCAAGTGCAACAGCGCGGGCGCATGCTCGCTGCCGTGTCCCATGACCTGCGCACGCCCCTCGCGCGCCTGAAACTGCGGGTCGAGCAGATCGACGAACCGCGGCTGCACGGGCAGATGAGCCAGGACCTCAACGACATGATCGGCATGCTCGACGCGACCCTGACCTACCTCAACGAACAGCGCACCAGCGAAGCCCTGCAGTATTTCGACGTGCAGGCGCTGATCGAATCCCTGGCCGAAAACGCCCAGGACAACGGCGATGATATCCAGGCCAGCGGCAACTGCCGGCCGCTGAAATCCCAGCCCATGGCCCTGCGTTCGTGCCTGAACAACCTCATCGACAACGCCCTGCGTTACGCAGGCCACGCGCGGGTAGAGATCGAGGACGCCAGCGATCGCCTGCGGGTCAGCGTCATCGATCACGGCCCGGGGATTCCCGAAGACCTGCGTGAAGTGGTGTTCGAGCCCTTCTATCGCGTCGAAAGCTCGCGCAATCGCAACTCGGGCGGCGTCGGCATCGGCATGACCATCGCCCGGGAAGCCGCACGCCGAATGGGCGGCGACCTGCGCCTCGAGCAAACCCCGGGAGGCGGCCTGACCGCGGTGCTGGATCTGCCGCGAACCTGA